The DNA segment GAGTTTCAAATTTGAAGATTATGTCAAAAAAAACCAGTAGAGAGATTGCACTTGAAAGAAGAAAGGCGATGAGCGATAGCGGTAAAAAAGCTGCTGCCTACTCTTCAACTACTAAAGAAAGAGTTCGATCTTCTCAAGATATAAAGATTTCTGGGACTCAGTCTTCTCCTAATAATCAAAATATTTCTAAGCCAGCAACAAAACATATTCCAAAAACTCAGGTAAGTAGAAAGTCTTCTTCAACAACTTTATCTAGTAAAGAGTTAGTAATAAATAGAAGAAAGGCAATGTCTACGCATGGGAAATCTGCTATAAATTCATCTGATAGAACTCGCACTGATGTTAAAAAAGAAATTCCTATAAATACAGTTAAATCAACCATAAACAAAAATCAAGAAGTTGAAAATTCCTATAATACAGAAATCAAAACTTCAAAACCAAACGTTAAAAGAAGAATAAAACAGAAGAGAAAGCCTATAACTAATACAAGTAGAGATATTGTTTTAGCGAGAAGAGAAGCTCAATCTAAGCATGGTAAATCAGCATCTAAACAAAATACTAGTGCCGCTTCTTTAGCTAGAAGGGGAGACCCAGATTTAAGTAGTAGAGAAATTTCTCAGAGAGTAAGAGAGCTAAGAAGTAAAACTGGTGCCACAGGTAAAAAAGGTAATGGTAAATGTAGACCATGTGGTCCAAATAAAAATGGAGCCAAACAAAATATTGCTGATGCTAGCTGGAAAGTTGGAACAAGTGAAACTGATTCAGGTCAAATAGTTACTGGAACACAAGCTAATAGATCTGTAAAAACTACAGGTAATGAAGCTAGTACATGCAGAACAGTTACTGGGACACAATACATGGGAGCAGAAGTAGCTGATCAATTTTGTCAAGATAGACCAATTTATAAACAACCACTTAGATCTACTGTTACCGCTACCACATCAGGTAATAAAGTAACTGGGAACGAAGTTGGTAGATCCGAGAGGGTAACAGGAGATGAGCCAGGCACTTGTAAAAACCTTACAGGTACTGAATACATATCTGCTAATCAATCACAGAAGTATTGTGGTGATATTCCAAAAAATCCTTCAAAGGTTAAACATAGTACTACAACCGACGGTCTAAAAGTATCTGGATCTCTTCCTGGTAGATCAACGTTGGTTACTGGAGATGAATCAGGTTCTGGACATCAGTTAACAGGAGATCAATATCTTGGCTCTGAGCCAAATCCACAAGGTAAAGCATTTGAAAAAGTAGGGAGTTATAACACTCTTAATGGGAATTCTGTAACTGGTACAGGGGTAGGCAGATCAGATCATATGACAGGTAATGAACATGGAAGCTGTAAAAATATAACTGGTGATGAGTATATAGGATCTCAACAATATGAGAAGTTTTGTGGTTCAAAACCAAAACCTGAAGCTAGAAAAGTAGGTTTAAGCCTTTCATCAAAGTCTAATTTGATAAGTGGGACTATGACAGGAAGATCAAAAATCGTAACTGGAGATGAACCCGGTTCATGCAAAGTGTTAACTGGAACACCATACGCAGGCTTAGATCAGATTAATGAAAATTGTAGTACTGAGATTTCTGAAGATATGAAATCTAGAGCCACAATCAATTCTGGAAATAATTCAAATGCAAGACTTACAGGACAGCAACCAGGGATTGGTGGAGTAATGACAGGTGCTAAGAAAGGTGCTTGTAAGAATCTCACAGGGACACCTTATGTTGGTGGAGATCAGTTCTCAAAAACTTGTGATAATCCCTCGCATGATACTGCCTATGCGAATCCGGAAAAGTCAGCAGGTAATTCTTGGAACGAATTCTCTGTTAAATCACCATCAAGGGACAAATATTCTGAAAAAAATACTCAAGGTGTTACCGGTAATGAATATGAAAATGGTTCAAAGATAACAGGCCCTTTTGATATGGCTGTAGACAAAGTCACTGGAACTGAAAAATTTAGATTCGAACCAAATAAAAATATTACCTATAAACAAAAAATGGAAATTGAAGAGACAGATCGTGCTGCAAATACACCTGAAAAAAGAGTTACATCTAGGATTACTGGTGAAGGACAATCAGTGGGGAACGTAACTGGTGATGATTGGGATCGTGGTGATAAGGTTACAGGTACAGAGGGAGCTTCTTCAAGGAAGAGAAATCCATCAAGAGCAGGATTTACTAGCGCAATGCCTCCTTTAGAGGTTAAGAGGAACGAGGAAGTAGAAAAACCAGATTTCTTGATAACTGGATCTAGTGGTAATACTCGTGAAGGACAACTTGTTACCTTTTCAGGTGGTGCAAGAGGTTAAGTAAATAATGCCTTTAAGAGGACTGGCTAAAGCCAAGAACTTCACATTGGGGCCAACAGCTCCAATGAAAACTTTTACGGAAAATATCCATATACAAACTAAAGAATCAAATAATTTACTAAATCCCGTAAATCTACACAAATTAACTAATAATATTCAAAATGAAAATCTATTTAAGTATGAGAGCAAAATAAAAAGTGATTTTGACGAAATTGTTCCAACTCTTAAGGAAATTGCACGAATACAACATCATGAAGATTTTATAAATAAGGCTCAGACAATATCTAGAAAAAATTTGGGAATAGATTTACCCCTTCATATATTAGATAAATCTTGGGTAAAACCTCTTGATATGAGAGCTTTATATGCATGGTGCGCTTTCAAACAGCATGAGAAACTTAGTGATAATTTTTTTAATAATGATCCACTTGAAGGTGCTGCTGGAAGTAGAGGTGCAGAAGACTTTGAAAAATTTCTTTTAGATTGTGGAATACATTTACTTGATATAACTCCTTGTTCAGATGGGCGATTAGCTCATTCAGTAGCATATGTAATGAGAATACCTTTTAGTTCAGTAAGAAGAAGATCTCATGCTGGAGCACTTTTTGATATTGAAAATACAGTAAATAGATGGGTTAAAACAGAACACAAAAGATATAGAGAGAATATTCCTAATGAAGCACATAAAGATACCAGATACTTAAAAGTTGTAACTTATCATTTTAGTTCAGTAGATCCTTTGCATCAGGGATGCGCAGCTCATGGGAGTAATGACGAGTTAGCTGCAGGAGAAGGTAGAAATAAACTATATGCTTTCAAAGAGGCTGTAGAGAATAGCTTTTGCTGCGGTGCATCTGTGGATTTAATGTTGATTGGACTTGATACAGACACTGATTCATTAAAAATACATTTGTCAAATAGCGATGGCAGTATAGATCTAGAAAAAACTATTTCTACATTAGATATTTATAATTCAACAATAAATTTTTCAGGGGATGATGCAGAAAGAGAGATTTGTCAAACAATTTCTAATCATTCTTCAAAAGATAAACTCCAGGGGCTGGAAAAATTTATGTATAAATTAATTGTTAATAATATTTCTCAGATTGATTACGTTAAAAAATTTCATAAAGGTTCATATGAAGATATTGGTCATGCTGAGAGGTTTATTGGTGTTGGAATTGGTTTCAAAGAGGTACATTTAAGAAATTTAACCTATTTTGCTCATCTTGATACTGTTGAAGAAGGAGCTCCAGATTTGGATGTAGGGGTAAAGATTTTTACAGGATTAAATGTTTCTCAAGATCTGCCTATTCCAGTAGTAATAAGATTTGATTATTCCGGTAAAGTTCCCGGAGCAAAAGATAGAGCGGCAAAAGATTGTAATAGAGTCAATAATGCGATATCAATTAGATATAAAAGTTTAGTTGATAAGGGGTTGTTACACACCTGTCTTACCATAAGAGATAGGGACAACATTCATTCCGCTCAAATTATTGGAATGTCTTTAGATAAAAAAACAGAGGAGGCTCACTAGTTATGTTAATTTGCAAGGTTGTAAAACCACTTGTATCAACCAATAGAATTCCTGGTTTCGAACATAAACATTTACAAGTAGTTTTAGATGGATCCTCAAACAAAGTTGCAGTGGATGCCGTTGGTTGTAAACCAGGAGATTGGGTAATTTGTGTGGGTAGTTCTGCCGCGAGAGAGGCCGCCGGTAGCAAATCATATCCAAGTGATTTAACTATTGTTGGAATTATTGATCATTGGGACCCTAATAGTCCAAAACAAATAGAGGTATAGAAATTTTGGAAATAATGAAAGTATGTGGAAGAATGGTATGCACTCAAAGAGTTCCAGGATTGGGACACATGAATTTAAGAATTTTAGAAAATAATAAAGGTAAAAAGGTTGTTGCGGTTGATCCTGTTGGAGCTAGAGAGGGGAATTGGGTTTTTACTTCTAGTGGTTCAGCAGCAAGGTTTGCTTGTCCTAATCCAGAAGTTCAAACTGATTTAACTATTGGTGGAATTATTGACTTCTGGGAACCTAATTAGACTTTTTATAGTTATTGCTTGATCAAATTTATTTGTAAAAAAATCAGGAAAAATATCGCATAAATGTATAGTATTAATTATTGTTATAAAATTCACCTAAATGTGGAACCATAGGGATTCTCCTTCAAGAATTGAAAAAAGATTTGAATTTGAAGAGTATCAAAAAATTAGTATATTTTTAAAAAAAATAGATGAATTATGTAAAGAAAAAAATATCTATCCAAATATTAGTTTTGGTAAGAATTTTGTAAGTGTATCAATATTTTTAGATTCTACGGAAATACTAAGTAATGAAAAAGAATTTTCTACAAGATTAGATAATTACTTTTTAGAAAAATAATCTTCTTAATAATTATTAGGTTTATTTATATCTCTTTTGATAAGAGCCATTAAATAGGTAGGAGCTTTATATCTGCCAGGTAGGCATCTATTTAATGTTTCAAGATGCCCCCAACATACAGTCCTCTCAATCTCTTTTATTGAGTTCCCTTTTAAAATTAATAACCTTAGAGCTTTACAAAATAAAGGATAACCTGCTTCTAGTTCGTCTATATTTAGCTTTGCTGCTGTCATAGATCATAGAAGAATTGTTATTAATAATCTATACAAATATGGTGCAGAATTGGCTCTTATTTCAAATTTCTAAATAATTATAAATTAATCTAAGTATGCGACACAATCTATTTCAATTAAAACGCCTTTAGGTAAAGAAGAAACTTCAACACAAGCTCTTGCTGGGGGGTTCTTTACCTTAAAGAAGTCACTATATATTTCATTGACAGTTTTAAAATTTTTTAAATCAGTTAGATATATAGTTGTTTTAATAACATCTTCCGCTGTGGCTCCTCCGGAATTAAGAACAGCTAGAAGATTTTTTAAAACTTGAGTAGTCTCCTTTTCGATATTCCCAAGGCAATTTATTTCATTTGAAACTGGATCAATAGCAATTTGACCAGAACAATAAATAAAATTTCCTGCTTTTATAGCTTGGTTATAAGGACCAACTGGGTCTGGGGCATTAGAAGTCTTAATTACTTTTGATGAGGACATTTGATGAAAGATGTTTCTATAAATTTAAACCCATGTATCTTTATTTGCTCTTAAGTAAGAAAATCTTTTTAAATTATCTGCTCTTAAAAACAGATTAATTATCAACTCTTCTTCGAGTAGAAATGGAATTGTAAGTTCTTTTAACGCAATTTTCTTTTCAACTTCAATTAGTTTATTTTTTATATTTTCGTTTTCAGGTTCAAGATCTAAGGCCCATAAAAGATTTGACTTTGTATACTCATGAGCACAGTAAATAGTGGTGTTTTTAGGTAATGACTTTATTTTTTTAAGTGAGTTATACATTTGTTTGTAAGTTCCTTCAAATATTCTTCCACATCCAGCTGAAAATAACGTATCACCAATAAAAAGAATTGGAACTTTATTATGAATGTAGAAAGCCAGGTGTGATCTTGTATGCCCTATTACTTCTATCACGTGAACTTCCTCGTCTAATAATTTTAACTTGTCTCCATCTTTGACAGATAAATTTTGAAATGGTATTCGATCTTTTTCTTTTGCTGAAGCTATAACTTTAACCTTAGGCCATTCTTTTATAAGTTCTCTTGTCCCTCCAATATGATCGTGGTGATGATGTGTTTGTAAAATAGCTTTTAAATAAAGATTATGGGTTTTTAGGTATTCTATTACAGGTTGAGAAAGGGCAGGATCAATTACTACTGCTGAATTATTCTTTCTCCATAACCATATGACATTATCACTGAGAACTCTAATTCCAATTATTGTTTGCTCTTTATTAAATTCCATTATTACCTTAGAATTAAAAGATTGCGTAAAAATTGATCTATGATTACTATAGCTTTACCCAAAGGAGCTCTGTTAGAGGATTCAATTTCAATTTTTAAAAAAGCAGGATTGAACTTCTCTGATGCATTATTAGAGAATAATAGATCATTAACTATTGAATCAGAATGTAAACGAGCAAAGGCCTTATTGGTAAGAAATGGAGACGTTCCCGTTTATGTAAGTTACGGACAAGCTGATTTAGGAATCGTAGGATATGACGTATTACAGGAGTCAGAATTAAAAGTAGCTAAGTTACTTGATTTAGAGTTTGGTGGATGTCATATGTCTCTTGCAGTAAAAAATACTAGTAATTATTCAAAACCGACCGATCTTCCCGCTAATTGTAAAGTGGCAAGTAAATTTACAAAAACGGCAAGGGCCTATTTTGATGACTTAAATATACCCGTTGAGATTGTCCATTTAACTGGGTCAGTCGAGCTTGGTCCTATTACGGGGATGGCTGAAGCTATTGTTGATTTGGTCGCAACAGGCAAGACTCTTAAAGAAAACGGTTTAAGTAAAATTGATGATCTTTTTTATTCAACTGCAAGGTTAATTGCCAATCCTCTCTCTATTAGATTAGATAGCAATCCTCTCCGAGATGTGATTTTATCAATAGAATCTTTTAAAGGTACATAGCATATTTAAATAAATGTTTTTGAATGATTTTAATAGAATCAAAAAATTAGGTAGATATTTAACTAAAGATAAGAAAACAATTTATCTTATTTTAATAGTCTTATTACCTGTTTCTTTTGCAGGAGCAATTCAACCATTATTGGTTGGTCAAGCGATAACAATATTAAAAAATGAGAGTACAGATGTTTGGTTAGGCAAAACCTTCTTTGGTCAATCTATAAATTTAATTATTATTACCTTGTTCATAACGGTTCTATTTAGATTGGTTTTGCAGGGCTATCAATCCTATAATATTCAATCCGTTGGACAGAGATTGACAGCGAGGATTAGAAGAGAGCTTTTCGAACATTCTATTTCTCTTTCTCTGAAGTATCACGATAAAATGCCTGTTGGTAAATTGCTAACAAGACTTACCAATGATGTAGATGCTTTGGCAGAAGTTTTTGGCAGCGGGGCGGTTGGAGTTATTGCTGATTTTGTAAGTCTTATAGTTATTTCATTAACAATGCTTTCGATAGATAAAGGGCTCGCAATGTTGCTTCTTTTAACTCAAATTCCGGTTTCCTATTTTATTATTTGGCTTCAAAAACGCTACAGAAAAGCAAATTATCAAGTGAGAGAGGAGTTATCTCAACTTAACTCTGACTTTCAAGAGAACCTTCAAGGATTAGAAGTCGTTCAAATGTTTAGGAGAGGATTTTTTAATAGCAGGAAATTTTCTAATACAGGTATTGCATATCAAAAAGCAGTAAACGGGACCATTTTTTATGATAGTAGTATATCTGCTTTTATAGAATGGATATCTCTTGCTGCAGTATCTTTGGTTTTAGCTGTAGGAGGGTATCTAGTAACTTCGGGTAATATTGGATTAGGAACATTAACAACTTTTATTCTTTACTCCCAAAGACTCTTCGAACCCTTAAGACAATTAGCAGAAAGATTTACTCAGATACAAGGAGGACTTACTGCTGTAGAGAGAATAAATGAATTATTAGATGAAGAAATTGAGATTAAAGACACATTTTCTTCTAAACAAATCTCAAAGGGTATTTTAAATAAGAATTATAAATTTAAAGGGAAGATTGAATTTCGTAATGTAAATTTCTTCTACAAAGAAGGTGAACATGTAATAAAAGATTTATCTTTTTTAGTTAATCCTGGAGAACATGTTGCTTTTGTTGGTCCAACTGGTTCTGGAAAATCAACCATCATAAGATTACTTTGCAGACTCTATGAGCCTCAAGATGGCGAGATTTTAATTGATGATGTAAACATTAAAGATATACCAATAGCAAGACTTAGAAATATGCTTGGGGTTGTGCTCCAAGATACTTTTATTTTTAGTGGTGATGTTGCCGATAACATAAAATTAAATAACGAAATAAATAATCAAGACTTAGAAAATATTTGTAAAGAGTTGGGTTTAGATACTTTATTAAAAAAGTTGCCTAATGGATTGAATACTTATCTTAGGGAGAGAGGGGGTAATCTTTCATCTGGAGAAAGACAACTTCTTTCAGTAGCAAGAGTAGCTATAAGAAATCCAATCATTTTGATAATGGATGAAGCTACGGCCTTTATGGATCCTTCCACAGAAGCAACTTTGCAAAAAGATCTTGAAAGGATTTTGAATAAAAGAACGGCATTAGTTATTGCGCATAGATTAGCTACTATTGAAAAATCTGATAAGATATTAGTCTTGAAAGGCGGAGCTTTAGTTGAAGAAGGAAATCACAGAGAGCTTAGACTCAAAAAAGGCTTATATTTCCAGCTCTCTGAACTTCAAGAAAAAGGATTCGCTAGCTTTTAATGATTTTTAGGAACAAGGGATCATCAATTAAGAAAACAAATAATCTTTCACAAGAAGAGCTCCTTAAGTATTATGGTTTGAATTCTTTTGAATTCACCCATAAATTAAAAGATGAGATTTTTGTTTGTAGTAAAAATAAGGAGTTTGATCTTATTGAGTTAGACCAACTTTTACAGACTGTAGGATGGAGTAGGCGGCCAATAAGGAGAGTAAAAAGAGCTTTGGAATTTAGTATTTTAGTAGTAGGTTTATGGCGTCATGATGAGAAATTTCCTAGGCTTGTAGGTTTCGCTAGATGTACAGGGGATGGAGTTATTGAAGCAACCATATGGGATGTTGCTGTTAATCCTGTTTATCAAGGACTAGGATTAGGTAAAGAATTGATGAAATATATATTAAAAGAACTAAAAAAAACTGGGATATCAAAGGTTACTCTATTCGCTGATGCAGAGGTAGTCTCTTTCTACAAAAGACAGGGTTGGATCCTAGAACCAAAAGGTTCAAAATGTGCTTTTTGGTATGCAAATTAATTTAATTTTTTATAGTAGTCATTATATAAAGATTTTATAGATTCCCCTCTTAACCACCTTTTTCTGAAATTCCAATTTTTGAATGCTTGAGAAATAATATTAGTTTTTTCCCACTTCCTGCTACTTGTATAAATTGGAATTGTTAACATTTTTAGATGTTCGTTATTCTTTAATCTTTTTATGAAATCTAGATCTTCCATCAAAGGAATTTTTCTATAACCATTATTTTTGAAATATGTCCGCCTGTGAATTATAAGTCCTTGATCTCCATAGGGATCTTTTAAAAAGAAACTTCTAAGGTTTACAACTATTTCAAGAAATCTATAAATGAGCTTTTCATTATTAATCTTGAATTTAAAAAAATAAATAAAGTTTTCTTTGTTTCTAATAACTGATTTCACTTTTTTTAACCAACCTTTACTAAGCCTAGAATCTGCATGTATGAAAATAAACCATTCTCCTTTAGCTTTTTTGGCTCCTAGATTTAATTGCAAACCTCTATTCTTTTCTTTTGATTTAAATATGTTTGTTCTATAAAATTTAGCTATGTCTCTAGTTTTATCTTCACTATTACAATCAACAATTATAATTTCTATTCCCTCATTGAATATTGATAAATCTGAAAGAAGTAATGATAAATGTTGAGATTCATTATACGTAGGAATAATTATTGAGATTTTAGGCAAGTTAATTATTCCCTTTTTTTTATATCAATTATTGTATCAATATCAATTTTTCTATGAAGAAAGTCGTGTGTTATGGCAACTTGATTGAAGTTATCTATGGTTTGTTTAAGGACATCTTCGCTACTCCATTTAATGTTTATAAAAGGTAAATATAAATCAGTTGATAATAATCTTTCTGAAAAAGCAATTAGCCAATATCCCCCGTCATTTGATGGGCCTAAAATAAGATCATTTTTTTTTAGTTTTGTAAGGGCATTTAATAAATCCAAATGACAAAAATCTGGAAGATCAGTCCCTATAAAAATAATATTTCGTGTTTTTGTTAGGTTGAATTTTTTATTTATAAGAATTTGTCTTCTCATCTTTTCTCCTAAGCATCCTTTCCCTTGTAAATTAAAGTTTCTAACTCCTAACTCATTAGACCATCTTTTACTCTTTTTGAATCCAAGACCAGAGATGGCTAAGGAAATATCTATTAAACCTTTGTTTTCTATAGCTTTAGCAACAGAAACTGTATGTTCTGTCATTTTTCTTTGCACATTTGCAGAACAAAATTTACCTATATCTTTTGATAATCTAGTTTTACAACGACCATAAGCATGCCACTTAGCCATCACAATTAGCAGTGCCTTGTCCAATAAAACTCCATATGTTTTCATTATTATAAGGTTTAGACAATGGTTAGAATTTGTAATTAAAAAAATTTTTTTATAATGCGCATTGTTAATAAATTTTAAATTTATCGTGATCTTGCGATTTGAGAATGACCAATTAATAAATCCCTACTAGATTAAATGTCTATTGAATAAATTTAGTGCAAGCAACCAATCCTATTTGGGCAGAAGTTCAACAATTACTTCAAAAAAATTTAAGTAAACCTTCCTTCGAAACTTGGATAAGGCCAGCTAAATTTAATTGTTTTGAAAATGGCTTGTTAACTTTGATTACTCCAAATAACTTTACAAGTGATTGGCTTAGAAAAAATTATAGTGAAACTATTGAAAAAGCTGCAGAAGAAATTTGTGGACATAATGTAAAGGTGATTTTTAAGTCTGAAAATAATGTCAACAACAATTCAAATATTCCTGACACCGTTAGCCAACAAAGTATTAAATCTCAGACAAGGTCTATTTCTACAAGTCAAGGGAATAATACAAATAATAGAACAAAAAAATCTCATTCTTTAAATATACGTTATGTATTTAAAAGATTTGTTGTTGGTCCTAACAGTAGAATGGCTCATGCCGCAGCTTTAGCTGTCGCAGAATCTCCGGGGAGAGAATTTAACCCGTTATTTATTTGTGGTGGAGTTGGTCTTGGTAAGACCCACTTAATGCAGGCAATTGGTCATTACAGAGTGGAAATTGATCCTGAAGCGAAAGTTTTATATGTTTCAACAGAAACTTTTAGTAGTGATTTGATTCAATCTATAAGAAAAGATGGAATGCATGTCTTTAAAAATAAATACAGATCAGTAGATCTACTATTAATTGACGATATTCAATTTTTGGAGGGCAAGGAATATACCCAAGAAGAATTTTTTAATACTTTCAATGCTTTGTATGAAGCTGGTAAACAAATTGTTATTGCAAGTGATAGGCCTCCTAGTCAGATTCCTAAATTACAAGAAAGGCTGATCTCTAGATTTTCAATGGGATTAATAGCAGATATTCAACCTCCTGATATTGAGACAAGAATGGCAATTCTGCAGAAAAAAGCTGAACAAGAAAGAATGAATCTTCCAAGAGATTTGGTTCAATTTATCGCAGGAAGATTCTCTTCAAATATTCGGGAATTAGAGGGTGCTTTTACTAGAGCCGTTGCATTCGCATCAATAACAGGCTTACCTATGACAGTTCAATCAATTGCTCCAATGCTTGATCCAAATAGTGTTGGAGTAGTCGTAACGCCAAAGCAGGTAATAAAAAAGGTCTCAGACTTCTTTTCAGTAACAGCTGAAGAATTAGTTAGTTCAAGCAGACGAAAGCCAGTTAGTCAGGCAAGGCAAATAGGCATGTATCTTATGAGGCAAGGGACTAATTTGAGCCTTCCAAAAATTGGAGATGAATTTGGAGGTAAAGATCATACCACGGTTATGTATGCTATCGAGCAAGTGGAAAAAAAATTGTCAAGTGATCCAAATGTTGCAAGTCAAGTTCAAAAAATAAAAGATCTTCTTCAAATTGATTCAAGA comes from the Prochlorococcus marinus str. MIT 9515 genome and includes:
- the hisG gene encoding ATP phosphoribosyltransferase, which gives rise to MITIALPKGALLEDSISIFKKAGLNFSDALLENNRSLTIESECKRAKALLVRNGDVPVYVSYGQADLGIVGYDVLQESELKVAKLLDLEFGGCHMSLAVKNTSNYSKPTDLPANCKVASKFTKTARAYFDDLNIPVEIVHLTGSVELGPITGMAEAIVDLVATGKTLKENGLSKIDDLFYSTARLIANPLSIRLDSNPLRDVILSIESFKGT
- a CDS encoding CsoS2 family carboxysome shell protein, translated to MSKKTSREIALERRKAMSDSGKKAAAYSSTTKERVRSSQDIKISGTQSSPNNQNISKPATKHIPKTQVSRKSSSTTLSSKELVINRRKAMSTHGKSAINSSDRTRTDVKKEIPINTVKSTINKNQEVENSYNTEIKTSKPNVKRRIKQKRKPITNTSRDIVLARREAQSKHGKSASKQNTSAASLARRGDPDLSSREISQRVRELRSKTGATGKKGNGKCRPCGPNKNGAKQNIADASWKVGTSETDSGQIVTGTQANRSVKTTGNEASTCRTVTGTQYMGAEVADQFCQDRPIYKQPLRSTVTATTSGNKVTGNEVGRSERVTGDEPGTCKNLTGTEYISANQSQKYCGDIPKNPSKVKHSTTTDGLKVSGSLPGRSTLVTGDESGSGHQLTGDQYLGSEPNPQGKAFEKVGSYNTLNGNSVTGTGVGRSDHMTGNEHGSCKNITGDEYIGSQQYEKFCGSKPKPEARKVGLSLSSKSNLISGTMTGRSKIVTGDEPGSCKVLTGTPYAGLDQINENCSTEISEDMKSRATINSGNNSNARLTGQQPGIGGVMTGAKKGACKNLTGTPYVGGDQFSKTCDNPSHDTAYANPEKSAGNSWNEFSVKSPSRDKYSEKNTQGVTGNEYENGSKITGPFDMAVDKVTGTEKFRFEPNKNITYKQKMEIEETDRAANTPEKRVTSRITGEGQSVGNVTGDDWDRGDKVTGTEGASSRKRNPSRAGFTSAMPPLEVKRNEEVEKPDFLITGSSGNTREGQLVTFSGGARG
- a CDS encoding carboxysome peptide B yields the protein MEIMKVCGRMVCTQRVPGLGHMNLRILENNKGKKVVAVDPVGAREGNWVFTSSGSAARFACPNPEVQTDLTIGGIIDFWEPN
- a CDS encoding carboxysome shell carbonic anhydrase, with protein sequence MPLRGLAKAKNFTLGPTAPMKTFTENIHIQTKESNNLLNPVNLHKLTNNIQNENLFKYESKIKSDFDEIVPTLKEIARIQHHEDFINKAQTISRKNLGIDLPLHILDKSWVKPLDMRALYAWCAFKQHEKLSDNFFNNDPLEGAAGSRGAEDFEKFLLDCGIHLLDITPCSDGRLAHSVAYVMRIPFSSVRRRSHAGALFDIENTVNRWVKTEHKRYRENIPNEAHKDTRYLKVVTYHFSSVDPLHQGCAAHGSNDELAAGEGRNKLYAFKEAVENSFCCGASVDLMLIGLDTDTDSLKIHLSNSDGSIDLEKTISTLDIYNSTINFSGDDAEREICQTISNHSSKDKLQGLEKFMYKLIVNNISQIDYVKKFHKGSYEDIGHAERFIGVGIGFKEVHLRNLTYFAHLDTVEEGAPDLDVGVKIFTGLNVSQDLPIPVVIRFDYSGKVPGAKDRAAKDCNRVNNAISIRYKSLVDKGLLHTCLTIRDRDNIHSAQIIGMSLDKKTEEAH
- a CDS encoding ABC transporter ATP-binding protein, which codes for MFLNDFNRIKKLGRYLTKDKKTIYLILIVLLPVSFAGAIQPLLVGQAITILKNESTDVWLGKTFFGQSINLIIITLFITVLFRLVLQGYQSYNIQSVGQRLTARIRRELFEHSISLSLKYHDKMPVGKLLTRLTNDVDALAEVFGSGAVGVIADFVSLIVISLTMLSIDKGLAMLLLLTQIPVSYFIIWLQKRYRKANYQVREELSQLNSDFQENLQGLEVVQMFRRGFFNSRKFSNTGIAYQKAVNGTIFYDSSISAFIEWISLAAVSLVLAVGGYLVTSGNIGLGTLTTFILYSQRLFEPLRQLAERFTQIQGGLTAVERINELLDEEIEIKDTFSSKQISKGILNKNYKFKGKIEFRNVNFFYKEGEHVIKDLSFLVNPGEHVAFVGPTGSGKSTIIRLLCRLYEPQDGEILIDDVNIKDIPIARLRNMLGVVLQDTFIFSGDVADNIKLNNEINNQDLENICKELGLDTLLKKLPNGLNTYLRERGGNLSSGERQLLSVARVAIRNPIILIMDEATAFMDPSTEATLQKDLERILNKRTALVIAHRLATIEKSDKILVLKGGALVEEGNHRELRLKKGLYFQLSELQEKGFASF
- a CDS encoding Rid family detoxifying hydrolase; this encodes MSSSKVIKTSNAPDPVGPYNQAIKAGNFIYCSGQIAIDPVSNEINCLGNIEKETTQVLKNLLAVLNSGGATAEDVIKTTIYLTDLKNFKTVNEIYSDFFKVKNPPARACVEVSSLPKGVLIEIDCVAYLD
- a CDS encoding GNAT family N-acetyltransferase — protein: MIFRNKGSSIKKTNNLSQEELLKYYGLNSFEFTHKLKDEIFVCSKNKEFDLIELDQLLQTVGWSRRPIRRVKRALEFSILVVGLWRHDEKFPRLVGFARCTGDGVIEATIWDVAVNPVYQGLGLGKELMKYILKELKKTGISKVTLFADAEVVSFYKRQGWILEPKGSKCAFWYAN
- a CDS encoding 4a-hydroxytetrahydrobiopterin dehydratase, yielding MWNHRDSPSRIEKRFEFEEYQKISIFLKKIDELCKEKNIYPNISFGKNFVSVSIFLDSTEILSNEKEFSTRLDNYFLEK
- a CDS encoding DUF3136 domain-containing protein; this encodes MTAAKLNIDELEAGYPLFCKALRLLILKGNSIKEIERTVCWGHLETLNRCLPGRYKAPTYLMALIKRDINKPNNY
- the gloB gene encoding hydroxyacylglutathione hydrolase; the encoded protein is MEFNKEQTIIGIRVLSDNVIWLWRKNNSAVVIDPALSQPVIEYLKTHNLYLKAILQTHHHHDHIGGTRELIKEWPKVKVIASAKEKDRIPFQNLSVKDGDKLKLLDEEVHVIEVIGHTRSHLAFYIHNKVPILFIGDTLFSAGCGRIFEGTYKQMYNSLKKIKSLPKNTTIYCAHEYTKSNLLWALDLEPENENIKNKLIEVEKKIALKELTIPFLLEEELIINLFLRADNLKRFSYLRANKDTWV
- a CDS encoding carboxysome peptide A, producing the protein MLICKVVKPLVSTNRIPGFEHKHLQVVLDGSSNKVAVDAVGCKPGDWVICVGSSAAREAAGSKSYPSDLTIVGIIDHWDPNSPKQIEV